A single region of the Anas platyrhynchos isolate ZD024472 breed Pekin duck chromosome 6, IASCAAS_PekinDuck_T2T, whole genome shotgun sequence genome encodes:
- the PRXL2A gene encoding peroxiredoxin-like 2A, with the protein MSFLPDFGIFTMGLWSVGLGAIGAAVTGIVLANTDLFLSKPEKATLEFLEEIELKTLGSEQRTFKAGELWKKNGAVIMAVRRPGUFLCREEASELSSLKPQLSKLGVPLYAVVKEKIGTEVEDFQHYFKGEIFLDEKRSFYGPRRRKMMMSGFFRFGVWQNFFRAWKNGYSGNLEGEGFTLGGVYVIGAGRQGVLLEHREKEFGDKVSLPSVLEAAEKIKPQASEVKK; encoded by the exons ATGTCCTTTCTACCTGACTTTGGAATCTTCACCATGGGCTTGTGGTCTGTCGGTCTTGGAGCAATTGGTGCCGCTGTGACAGGGATTGTCCTTGCTAACACAGACTTATTTTTGTCCAAGCCAGAAAAGGCTACATTGGAGTTTTTGGAGGAGATTGAGCTAAAAACTTTGGGATCAG aacaaagaacTTTCAAAGCAGGAGAACTATGGAAGAAGAATGGTGCAGTGATAATGGCTGTGCGAAGACCTGGATGATTTTTGTGCAGAGAG GAGGCTTCTGAGCTTTCCTCTCTGAAACCTCAGCTGTCCAAGCTGGGTGTCCCTCTCTATGCAGTTGTGAAAGAGAAGATAGGGACTGAAGTGGAAGATTTTCAGCATTACTTCAAAGGAGAAATCTTTCTGGATGAAAAG AGAAGCTTCTATGGTCCAcgaaggagaaaaatgatgaTGTCGGGCTTCTTCCGCTTTGGAGTCTGGCAAAATTTCTTCCGTGCTTGGAAAAATGGCTATAGCGGTAACCTGGAAGGCGAAGGATTCACCCTGGGAGGCGTGTATGTGATTGGGGCAGGAAGACAG GGTGTTCTACTGGAACATCGTGAGAAAGAATTTGGTGACAAAGTCAGCCTTCCATCTGTCCTTGAAGCTGCTGAGAAGATAAAACCACAAGCttcagaagtgaaaaaataG